One Heptranchias perlo isolate sHepPer1 chromosome 5, sHepPer1.hap1, whole genome shotgun sequence DNA window includes the following coding sequences:
- the LOC137321535 gene encoding uncharacterized protein: PALSHTPSPSPALSHTPSPSPSPALSHTPSPSPALSHTPSPALSHTPSPSPALSHTPPTSPALSYTPSPSPALSHTPPPSPALSHTPSPSPALSHTPSPAPALSHTPSPSPALSHTSSPSPALSHTPSPSPALSHTPSPSPALSHTPPPSPALSHTPSPSPALSHTPSPSPALSHIPSPSPALSHTPSPSPALSHTPSPALSHTP; the protein is encoded by the coding sequence cccgctctgtctcacactccctcaccctcacccgctctgtctcacactccctcaccctcaccctcacccgctctgtctcacactccctcaccctcacccgctctgtctcacactccctcacccgctctgtctcacactccctcaccctcacccgctctgtctcacactcccccaacctcacccgctctgtcttacactccctcaccctcacccgctctgtctcacactcccccaccctcacccgctctgtctcacactccctcaccctcacccgctctgtctcacactccctcacccgcacccgctctgtctcacactccctcaccctcacccgctctgtctcacacttcctcaccctcacccgctctgtctcacactccctcaccctcacccgctctgtctcacactccctcaccctcacccgctctgtctcacactcccccaccctcacccgctctgtctcacactccctcaccctcacccgctctgtctcacactccctcaccctcacccgctctgtctcacattccctcaccctcacccgctctgtctcacactccctcaccctcacccgctctgtctcacactccctcacccgctctgtctcacactccc